The Actinomycetota bacterium genome window below encodes:
- the hemL gene encoding glutamate-1-semialdehyde 2,1-aminomutase, whose protein sequence is MDTSKSQELFAAAQKLLPGGVNSPVRAMRSVGTDPLFIARGEGSRMYDVDGNDYIDYVGSWGPLILGHCHPAVQDALEKTLKNGTSFGAPSPLEVELARKVVDAVPSIEMVRMTNSGTEATMSALRVARGFTGREKIIKFIGCYHGAVDSLLVQAGSGVATLSLPDSPGVTKGTSADTILARYNDLEHVKELMAAEGEQVAAIILEPVAGNMGVVPPAEGFLEGLREIATEYGAVLIFDEVMCGFRVAYGGAQERFGVIADITCLGKIIGGGMPVGAFGGRREIMETVAPAGSTYQAGTLSGNPLAMAAGLAMLTELGKPGIYDTLEEKSAWLAGKLAEAAGAGAAGDGAAVCQNRVGSMMTLFFTGGPVTDFESAKASDTGRYAEYFKHMLDSGVYLAPSQFEAAFVSLAHSDDDLARTAEAAAAFLGS, encoded by the coding sequence TTGGATACATCTAAATCACAGGAACTTTTCGCCGCAGCCCAGAAGCTGCTGCCGGGCGGAGTCAACAGCCCCGTACGGGCCATGCGCTCAGTGGGAACCGATCCACTGTTCATCGCCCGCGGCGAGGGCAGCCGCATGTACGACGTGGACGGCAACGATTATATTGATTACGTGGGCTCGTGGGGCCCGCTGATCCTGGGACACTGCCATCCGGCGGTTCAGGACGCGCTTGAGAAGACATTGAAGAACGGCACCAGCTTCGGCGCCCCCAGCCCGCTCGAGGTCGAGCTGGCGCGAAAGGTCGTCGACGCAGTCCCCTCCATCGAGATGGTGCGCATGACCAACTCCGGCACCGAAGCCACGATGAGCGCACTCCGGGTAGCCCGCGGTTTCACCGGCCGGGAAAAGATCATCAAGTTTATCGGCTGCTATCACGGCGCCGTGGACAGCCTGCTGGTGCAGGCAGGCTCGGGCGTGGCGACGCTTTCGCTGCCCGACAGCCCCGGCGTCACCAAGGGCACCTCGGCGGACACCATCCTCGCCCGCTATAACGACCTGGAGCACGTGAAGGAGCTCATGGCAGCCGAGGGCGAACAGGTGGCCGCGATAATCCTGGAGCCGGTCGCCGGCAATATGGGCGTGGTCCCTCCAGCCGAGGGTTTTCTCGAAGGACTGCGTGAGATCGCAACCGAGTATGGAGCAGTTCTGATCTTCGACGAGGTCATGTGCGGTTTCCGCGTGGCCTACGGCGGAGCCCAGGAGCGCTTCGGGGTGATTGCCGACATAACCTGCCTCGGCAAGATCATCGGCGGCGGCATGCCGGTGGGCGCCTTCGGCGGCCGCCGGGAGATCATGGAGACAGTGGCGCCCGCGGGCAGCACCTACCAGGCGGGAACGCTTTCGGGCAATCCGCTGGCGATGGCCGCCGGCCTGGCGATGCTCACAGAGCTGGGCAAGCCCGGCATCTATGACACCCTTGAAGAAAAATCAGCCTGGCTGGCGGGGAAGCTGGCCGAGGCGGCTGGCGCTGGCGCGGCTGGTGACGGCGCCGCGGTCTGCCAGAACCGGGTCGGCTCGATGATGACCCTGTTTTTCACCGGAGGGCCGGTCACCGATTTCGAATCCGCGAAGGCCAGCGACACCGGACGTTACGCCGAATATTTCAAACACATGCTCGACTCGGGCGTCTACCTGGCGCCTTCCCAGTTCGAAGCTGCTTTCGTTTCCCTTGCCCACAGCGATGACGATCTCGCCCGCACCGCCGAGGCGGCTGCGGCATTCCTGGGGTCCTGA
- the hemB gene encoding porphobilinogen synthase, protein MRRLRQSQQIRDLVRETDLLPDRLIYPLFVTHGEDKCIEVESMPGCFQFSISNLVEEAKQVRDLGIPGVLLFGIPAEKDEAGTSAYDEEGIIQMAVAALKEEVPELLVITDVCLCEFTSHGHCGIVKDGDVDNDLTLEMLAKMAVSHAEAGADIVAPSDMMDGRVAAIRGALDSEGFINTPIMSYAAKFASAYYGPFREAAESTPEFGDRRSYQMDSRNSDEAVREVLLDIEEGADMVMVKPALPYLDIIYRVKQETKFPLAAYNVSGEYAMVKAAASKGWLDEKRVVLETLTAIRRAGADTIITYHAKDVAGWLK, encoded by the coding sequence ATGCGCCGTCTGAGGCAGTCACAGCAGATCCGAGACCTGGTCCGCGAGACCGACCTGCTGCCGGACCGCCTGATCTACCCCCTGTTCGTAACCCACGGCGAGGACAAGTGTATAGAAGTCGAGTCGATGCCCGGCTGTTTTCAGTTTTCCATCAGCAACCTGGTCGAGGAAGCCAAGCAGGTGCGCGACCTGGGCATCCCCGGCGTGCTGCTGTTCGGCATCCCGGCGGAGAAGGACGAGGCCGGCACCAGCGCTTATGACGAAGAGGGAATCATCCAGATGGCGGTCGCGGCCCTCAAGGAAGAGGTCCCCGAGCTGCTGGTCATCACCGACGTCTGCCTCTGCGAGTTCACCAGTCACGGACACTGTGGCATCGTCAAGGACGGCGACGTGGACAACGACCTCACCCTGGAGATGCTTGCCAAGATGGCGGTTTCCCACGCCGAAGCCGGCGCCGACATCGTCGCCCCTTCGGACATGATGGACGGCCGGGTCGCGGCGATCCGCGGGGCGCTCGACAGCGAGGGCTTCATCAACACGCCGATCATGTCTTACGCCGCCAAGTTCGCCTCGGCCTATTACGGTCCGTTCCGGGAAGCAGCCGAGTCGACACCGGAGTTCGGCGACCGGCGCTCCTACCAGATGGACTCACGCAACAGCGACGAAGCCGTGCGCGAGGTGCTGCTCGACATCGAGGAAGGCGCCGACATGGTGATGGTCAAGCCGGCCCTTCCCTACCTGGATATAATCTACCGCGTGAAGCAGGAGACCAAGTTCCCGCTGGCGGCTTATAATGTCAGCGGCGAATACGCCATGGTCAAAGCCGCGGCGTCGAAGGGCTGGCTCGATGAGAAGCGAGTGGTGCTGGAGACGCTGACCGCTATCCGCCGGGCCGGCGCCGATACGATCATCACTTATCACGCCAAGGATGTCGCCGGCTGGCTGAAGTAG
- a CDS encoding AAA family ATPase, whose amino-acid sequence MKLAITGKGGVGKTTIAGTLARIYAGNGNRVYAVDADPDANLASAIGIDQEAAAAITPISEMRELIRERTGSEPGSMAPVFKMNPRVDDLPESLSTEAHGVRLLRLGTVKKGGGGCVCPESALLKSLLSHLMLNEKEIVIVDMEAGIEHLGRATARGVDAMLMVVEPGRRSIQTAEAITSLAADIGISRVMMVVNKVTPADESFCEGLKEKFHVIGCLPLMEEVRQADLNGQPPFEAAPAYVELVTEVMKKIEQEIAGE is encoded by the coding sequence ATGAAACTGGCAATCACCGGAAAAGGTGGGGTCGGCAAGACCACAATCGCCGGCACCCTGGCCCGCATCTATGCGGGAAACGGCAACAGGGTGTATGCCGTCGACGCCGACCCTGACGCCAACCTGGCGTCCGCGATCGGCATCGATCAGGAAGCAGCCGCGGCGATTACCCCGATCTCCGAGATGAGGGAGCTGATCCGTGAGCGCACCGGCTCTGAGCCCGGCAGCATGGCTCCTGTCTTCAAGATGAATCCCAGGGTGGACGACCTGCCCGAGAGCCTGTCCACGGAAGCACATGGCGTCAGGCTCCTGAGGCTGGGTACGGTCAAGAAGGGCGGCGGCGGCTGCGTCTGCCCCGAGTCAGCGCTGCTGAAATCGCTGCTCAGCCACCTCATGCTCAACGAGAAAGAGATCGTGATCGTCGATATGGAAGCAGGCATCGAGCACCTGGGCAGAGCTACGGCCCGGGGGGTCGACGCCATGCTGATGGTGGTGGAGCCAGGGCGGCGAAGCATCCAGACCGCAGAGGCCATCACCAGCCTCGCCGCCGATATCGGCATCTCCAGGGTGATGATGGTTGTGAACAAAGTGACCCCGGCGGATGAATCCTTCTGTGAAGGGCTGAAAGAAAAGTTCCACGTCATCGGCTGCCTGCCCCTGATGGAAGAAGTCAGGCAAGCCGACCTCAACGGCCAGCCGCCGTTCGAGGCCGCCCCGGCCTATGTAGAGCTGGTGACCGAGGTCATGAAAAAAATCGAGCAGGAAATCGCCGGGGAATAG
- a CDS encoding fibronectin type III domain-containing protein: MQVSSKLLVRTAIVLLGVMLAMVVLVAVNSQQANALSTSQWEKVRGYVNEYFGGPQYNAGEAGELGFRITKVDLAARLDSNNDIAPKYATPASSGTVPAPTTVTGVAAEGDNMANRPVLIDNLMTRTDVIPGTEFRCNWNVDNSCFADSSISAIRTIVDNHKAAGFSTDIVDYCVSAQTAGPTTGGFGIIAQVPGALSSDLSLTPNVYTLKYARNGWRNYATTVSGANGVTVPEAPTGVPNAAPTTVANCDASATDYDLVRCQANWAIAATLGNIGNGSTTTAPIAALAQTVDIRPGTVNTVATAGVNMQVPIDTLFSLSGLANVDPTKSTALITHTQHGADAAIGMKMLGYNLVAASGSLNAGIVRWDSTQGEQQVVLGDNLPTQTIAAFAAPGPVDTTGPTVTSVGHTSVTTSSADIERAAAEPATMKVEYGTTSGGPYTGVVNDTVLNATKDVAVGNGNAVSLTGLSPSTTYYYKVTSYDGYANGTVSVEGNFTTLAPACTPVKPNLGIQLNGSPFWASYADYTAGLLSVGLKINNNGANAAGSVAITGATAINGVTLATATPIAIGSIAGGASGTTTVQYNIPAGVIGFNTAITASASDASCSVPSGYTYP, encoded by the coding sequence ATGCAAGTAAGTTCTAAATTGCTGGTAAGAACAGCAATTGTGCTTCTGGGTGTAATGCTCGCCATGGTTGTGTTAGTGGCGGTCAACAGCCAGCAGGCGAACGCACTGAGCACGTCTCAGTGGGAGAAAGTACGCGGCTACGTCAATGAGTACTTCGGCGGTCCGCAGTACAATGCAGGCGAGGCAGGTGAGCTCGGCTTCCGCATCACCAAGGTGGATCTGGCGGCGAGGCTGGACTCGAATAACGACATCGCTCCCAAGTATGCAACACCGGCGAGCAGCGGCACTGTCCCCGCCCCCACGACCGTCACTGGTGTCGCTGCTGAAGGCGACAACATGGCGAACCGCCCGGTGCTCATCGATAACCTGATGACGCGTACCGACGTGATCCCGGGTACGGAATTCCGTTGTAACTGGAATGTCGATAACAGCTGCTTCGCGGATTCATCGATCTCAGCGATCAGGACGATCGTCGACAACCACAAGGCTGCCGGCTTCTCGACTGATATCGTCGATTACTGCGTCAGCGCCCAGACCGCCGGTCCGACCACGGGTGGCTTCGGCATCATCGCCCAGGTCCCTGGCGCCCTGTCAAGTGATCTCTCGCTGACACCGAATGTCTACACGCTCAAGTATGCGCGTAACGGCTGGCGTAACTACGCCACAACAGTAAGCGGCGCCAACGGGGTCACAGTACCTGAGGCACCGACCGGAGTACCTAACGCTGCTCCTACTACCGTAGCCAACTGCGATGCTTCGGCAACCGACTACGACCTGGTCCGCTGCCAGGCCAACTGGGCCATCGCAGCCACCCTCGGCAACATCGGTAACGGCTCGACGACCACGGCTCCCATAGCTGCGCTCGCGCAGACGGTAGACATCAGGCCCGGTACGGTAAACACCGTAGCGACCGCTGGCGTCAACATGCAGGTGCCGATCGATACGCTGTTCAGCCTCAGTGGCCTGGCCAACGTGGATCCGACCAAGTCGACCGCCTTGATCACCCATACACAGCATGGCGCCGATGCAGCTATCGGTATGAAGATGCTCGGATACAACCTGGTGGCCGCCTCCGGCAGCCTCAACGCTGGTATCGTCCGCTGGGATAGCACTCAGGGCGAGCAGCAGGTCGTCCTCGGCGATAACCTGCCGACGCAGACAATCGCTGCCTTCGCGGCCCCAGGTCCTGTTGACACGACAGGTCCGACGGTCACCAGCGTAGGCCACACCAGCGTGACCACCAGCAGCGCCGACATCGAGCGCGCAGCTGCTGAGCCGGCGACCATGAAGGTCGAATACGGCACTACCTCTGGTGGACCATACACCGGCGTAGTCAATGACACCGTGCTCAACGCGACCAAGGATGTCGCTGTCGGCAACGGCAACGCGGTGAGCCTGACCGGTCTGAGCCCGAGCACCACCTACTACTACAAGGTGACCTCGTATGATGGTTACGCCAACGGCACCGTCAGCGTCGAAGGCAACTTCACGACTCTCGCGCCGGCCTGCACGCCAGTAAAGCCGAACCTGGGAATCCAGCTCAACGGATCTCCCTTCTGGGCGAGCTATGCTGACTACACAGCCGGTCTGCTGTCTGTTGGACTGAAGATCAACAACAATGGTGCTAACGCTGCTGGCAGCGTTGCCATCACCGGCGCAACCGCCATCAACGGCGTGACGCTGGCGACGGCTACCCCGATCGCTATCGGCAGCATTGCCGGCGGCGCCTCGGGTACGACTACCGTGCAGTACAACATCCCCGCTGGTGTGATCGGCTTCAATACTGCCATCACCGCCAGCGCGTCCGATGCCTCATGTTCAGTACCATCAGGCTACACCTATCCCTAA
- a CDS encoding sensor domain-containing diguanylate cyclase encodes MAEDSNKTSIEGRAGGAGTAGTASGAGNTGRTSGTGRVGGRNISGFTIAGKILFANCAVVAAGAFSGVWITEQFSGQPGFVLGTILFSGGLLVSLPVNYLAVRLALKPLKRLSSAMEEVRQGNLEANADIGGSSDRQIAMLSESYRTMLDWIREDRQTIEKLSLIDPLTEIGNTRALHSGLETEIARINRYGESVPAAFSVLIIDLDRFKEINDTCGHLTGDAVLRDTAMLLQKSLRKTDTTLAALKHYRFGGDEFVVIAPHTSLAGAKILADRLDEAVMEFSFMTHDGKPLRETAVGQVRASVGYASYPEETANADELMDLADKRMYEVKERRAGVKALRSDNKLRSLPDIPGSMISDSQTGTPGNIIPEMNFSRLESTGTYQD; translated from the coding sequence ATGGCTGAAGACAGTAACAAAACCAGCATTGAGGGAAGAGCAGGCGGGGCGGGTACTGCCGGAACGGCAAGCGGAGCGGGCAACACCGGGAGGACGAGCGGGACAGGCAGGGTGGGAGGCAGGAATATTTCAGGATTCACCATCGCCGGCAAGATCCTTTTCGCCAACTGCGCCGTGGTCGCGGCAGGCGCATTCAGTGGGGTCTGGATCACGGAGCAGTTTTCCGGACAGCCGGGCTTCGTCCTGGGAACGATCCTTTTCAGCGGCGGACTGCTGGTCAGCCTGCCGGTGAATTACCTGGCTGTCAGGCTGGCCCTGAAACCGCTCAAGCGCCTCTCCTCTGCCATGGAAGAAGTCCGGCAGGGGAATCTCGAGGCGAATGCGGACATCGGTGGCAGCTCCGACCGCCAGATCGCCATGCTGTCCGAGAGCTACCGGACCATGCTCGACTGGATCAGGGAAGACAGGCAGACCATCGAGAAGCTGAGCCTTATCGATCCCCTGACGGAGATCGGCAACACCCGGGCTCTGCACAGCGGTCTTGAGACTGAGATCGCCCGCATAAACAGATATGGCGAGAGTGTGCCAGCGGCCTTCTCGGTACTTATCATCGACCTTGACCGCTTCAAGGAGATCAACGATACCTGCGGCCACCTGACCGGCGACGCCGTCCTCAGGGATACCGCCATGCTGCTGCAGAAAAGCCTTAGGAAGACCGATACGACCCTCGCAGCCCTGAAGCATTACCGTTTCGGCGGAGACGAGTTTGTAGTGATCGCGCCGCATACATCACTTGCGGGCGCGAAGATACTGGCCGACCGCCTGGACGAGGCAGTCATGGAGTTCTCGTTCATGACCCACGATGGCAAGCCACTTCGTGAGACCGCCGTCGGCCAGGTGCGCGCGTCGGTAGGCTACGCCAGTTATCCGGAAGAGACCGCGAATGCTGACGAGCTGATGGACCTGGCCGACAAGCGCATGTACGAGGTCAAGGAACGGCGGGCCGGGGTCAAGGCTCTGCGATCCGACAACAAGCTCCGCTCCCTGCCGGATATCCCGGGAAGCATGATCTCCGATTCGCAGACGGGCACACCAGGAAACATCATCCCCGAGATGAACTTCAGCCGGCTGGAAAGCACCGGGACATATCAGGACTGA
- a CDS encoding DedA family protein, translating into MISSLIEFLAGIVIDIISTMGYAGVFLAMAIESACIPLPSEIIMPFSGYLVYNGEFAYTGVLWLDLLLVGAVGALGNLAGSLLAYWVGARGGRPLVEKYGKYVLLSHHDLDLADRWFEKYGRSTVFFTRMLPVIRTFISFPAGISGMKLSTFSIYTFLGALPWSTGLAYVGYKMGENWDTLGGYFHKADIAIGIVLLAGLIWYVWRHVNNMKKDRVAASAGNGEVEAGAQGDGVATGLENGGAGVAPQDE; encoded by the coding sequence ATGATTTCTTCGTTAATCGAATTCCTCGCCGGTATCGTCATCGATATCATCTCCACTATGGGCTACGCGGGTGTTTTCCTGGCCATGGCCATCGAATCCGCCTGTATACCGCTGCCCTCGGAGATCATCATGCCCTTCTCGGGCTACCTGGTCTACAACGGGGAATTCGCCTATACGGGAGTACTGTGGCTGGACCTGCTGCTGGTCGGAGCCGTCGGGGCTCTTGGTAACCTTGCCGGTTCCCTTTTGGCCTACTGGGTCGGAGCCAGGGGCGGCAGGCCGCTGGTGGAAAAATATGGCAAGTATGTGCTTCTGTCCCATCACGACCTTGACCTGGCTGATCGCTGGTTCGAGAAATACGGCCGCAGCACCGTGTTCTTCACCAGGATGCTGCCGGTCATAAGGACTTTTATCTCCTTCCCGGCTGGCATCAGCGGCATGAAGCTCTCGACTTTCAGCATCTATACATTCCTGGGCGCGTTGCCCTGGTCGACCGGCCTGGCCTACGTTGGCTACAAGATGGGCGAGAACTGGGACACCCTGGGCGGATATTTCCACAAGGCTGACATCGCCATCGGCATCGTGCTCCTGGCCGGACTCATCTGGTACGTCTGGCGGCATGTGAACAATATGAAGAAGGACAGGGTCGCCGCCAGCGCCGGGAATGGCGAGGTTGAAGCTGGCGCTCAAGGCGACGGGGTGGCAACAGGCCTGGAAAATGGCGGGGCCGGCGTCGCGCCGCAGGACGAGTGA
- the uppP gene encoding undecaprenyl-diphosphatase UppP, whose product MSLLEALILGIVQGLTEFLPVSSSAHLVLVPDLMGWEPPSVSFDLVLHLGSMVAVITYFWRDILEIFRAFFEQGKAAVVKRRIGLFLVIGTIPAAVIGGLFESRFEAFFTEPAWVAFFLIITGFLLVASDRVSGERSINGRGVAQMKISDTLAIGFAQAIAILPGISRSGSTISTGLFLGLKRETAARYSFLLSVPIIAGAAIFSLRHGLGGDASGEGGVEGGGNGEAAATLIVGFLAAAISGFAAVKFLLGYVRRHSLAVFAIYCWAVGGAVLVSKLFG is encoded by the coding sequence GTGAGCCTTCTAGAGGCCCTGATACTGGGGATCGTCCAGGGGCTTACCGAGTTTCTTCCGGTGAGCAGTTCGGCGCACCTGGTCCTGGTTCCCGACCTGATGGGCTGGGAGCCGCCTTCCGTCTCTTTCGACCTGGTGCTGCACCTGGGATCCATGGTTGCGGTCATCACCTATTTCTGGCGGGACATCCTCGAGATCTTCAGGGCATTCTTCGAGCAGGGCAAGGCAGCTGTTGTGAAGCGGCGCATTGGCCTGTTCCTGGTGATCGGCACGATTCCGGCGGCGGTCATCGGCGGCCTTTTCGAGAGCAGGTTCGAAGCTTTCTTCACCGAGCCCGCCTGGGTGGCGTTCTTCCTGATAATCACCGGTTTCCTCCTGGTCGCCAGCGACAGGGTCTCGGGGGAGCGCTCCATCAACGGCAGGGGCGTGGCCCAGATGAAGATCTCGGACACGCTGGCTATCGGTTTTGCCCAGGCCATTGCTATCCTTCCGGGGATCTCCCGCTCGGGATCGACCATCTCCACCGGCCTGTTCCTGGGGCTCAAGCGGGAGACGGCCGCCCGCTATTCCTTCCTCCTAAGTGTGCCGATCATCGCAGGCGCTGCCATCTTCAGCCTTCGCCACGGACTCGGCGGCGATGCCAGCGGTGAAGGCGGCGTCGAGGGCGGTGGCAACGGTGAGGCAGCGGCGACGCTGATCGTGGGTTTTCTAGCCGCGGCGATCTCGGGCTTCGCGGCGGTGAAGTTCCTGCTCGGTTATGTCCGACGTCACAGCCTGGCGGTCTTTGCCATCTACTGCTGGGCGGTGGGTGGCGCCGTGCTTGTCTCAAAATTATTCGGCTGA
- a CDS encoding inorganic phosphate transporter yields MDSTLLLVMVVVAAIAFDLMNGFHDGCNAVSTVIYTKALKPRTAIMISAAFNFVGPFLGIKVAKTIGGVINFDATNDPDLMAKLVISALFGALLWDLLTWFWGLPVSSSHALIGGLLGAGVMALGMQGVNWGKMTEVMAALIFSPVIGMAVGYILMMISRRILAAMRLDIERADGFYKKMQIFSSSFVSFTHGANDATKVMGIIALFLAAHYNYDEIYVPVWVILVCSAAMAIGTYLSVLSMRLIRTMGEGITQLHPVHGFSAETGAAMVIFTASRLGMPVSTTHVVTSAVTGTGVASGLENVGWKTFRDIILAWLITLPFCAGVAAASYYVLSIFG; encoded by the coding sequence GTGGACAGCACCCTCCTTCTTGTCATGGTAGTCGTGGCGGCAATCGCCTTCGACCTGATGAACGGTTTTCACGACGGCTGCAATGCCGTATCGACCGTCATCTATACCAAGGCCCTCAAACCCAGAACGGCGATCATGATCTCCGCTGCATTCAATTTCGTGGGTCCGTTCCTTGGCATCAAGGTGGCCAAGACTATCGGCGGCGTCATCAACTTCGACGCTACCAATGATCCGGACCTGATGGCCAAGCTGGTCATCTCCGCCCTGTTCGGCGCGTTACTCTGGGATCTGCTCACCTGGTTCTGGGGGCTGCCGGTCAGTTCTTCGCATGCCCTCATCGGCGGCCTGCTTGGCGCCGGCGTCATGGCCCTGGGCATGCAGGGAGTCAACTGGGGCAAGATGACTGAGGTCATGGCCGCCCTGATATTCTCGCCTGTGATCGGCATGGCGGTGGGCTACATCCTGATGATGATCTCCCGGCGGATCCTGGCCGCCATGCGGCTCGACATCGAGCGAGCCGACGGTTTCTACAAAAAGATGCAGATATTCTCGTCCAGTTTTGTCTCCTTTACCCACGGTGCTAATGACGCCACCAAGGTCATGGGGATCATCGCTCTCTTCCTGGCCGCCCATTATAATTACGATGAGATCTATGTGCCGGTCTGGGTGATCCTCGTCTGCTCCGCTGCCATGGCGATCGGCACTTATCTGAGCGTCCTTTCAATGCGGTTGATCCGCACCATGGGCGAGGGCATAACCCAGCTTCATCCCGTGCATGGATTCTCGGCGGAGACCGGAGCGGCCATGGTCATCTTCACAGCCTCACGGCTGGGCATGCCGGTCTCGACGACCCATGTCGTGACTTCGGCGGTGACCGGTACCGGTGTCGCATCCGGCCTGGAGAATGTCGGCTGGAAAACCTTCCGTGATATAATTCTGGCCTGGCTGATCACCCTGCCTTTTTGTGCAGGAGTGGCAGCGGCCTCCTATTACGTCCTGTCAATCTTCGGGTAG
- a CDS encoding DUF47 domain-containing protein, with translation MSKIKEALTGAGVEGTVRDLGMASENRTLDEILNMADLVVTITERLFDVVKFYCADACQAMERAAGELDALESQADKMKSEILRGLTAGGFFPISRADLFRLVVGLDKIANFATGAADRLVMRRFDLSPETNHLLEEMAEADLRAVRKLRDAIMTMRPNMREAEELSEEVDRIESEVDDIYVKIYGILFEMDTDFKTFHQLKAIIERLEEVADRAADCAETIRLIAVRHLEIQ, from the coding sequence ATGAGCAAAATCAAGGAGGCACTCACCGGCGCCGGAGTAGAGGGTACGGTGAGAGATCTTGGCATGGCCAGCGAGAATCGCACCCTGGATGAGATTCTCAATATGGCCGATCTGGTGGTGACGATCACCGAGAGGCTGTTCGACGTGGTCAAGTTCTATTGCGCCGACGCCTGCCAGGCGATGGAGCGGGCCGCAGGTGAACTCGACGCTTTGGAGAGCCAGGCAGACAAGATGAAGAGCGAGATCCTGCGCGGCCTGACCGCGGGCGGCTTCTTCCCCATCAGTCGCGCCGACCTTTTCCGGCTGGTCGTGGGCCTGGACAAGATAGCCAACTTCGCCACGGGCGCTGCTGACCGGCTGGTCATGCGCCGCTTCGATCTTTCCCCTGAGACCAACCATCTGCTGGAAGAGATGGCCGAGGCGGACCTGCGAGCCGTGCGCAAGTTGCGCGACGCGATCATGACCATGCGTCCCAACATGCGGGAAGCCGAGGAGCTGTCTGAGGAAGTCGACCGCATCGAGAGCGAAGTGGACGATATCTACGTCAAGATCTATGGCATCCTCTTCGAGATGGATACGGACTTCAAGACCTTCCACCAGCTGAAGGCGATCATCGAGCGGCTCGAGGAAGTAGCCGACCGCGCGGCCGACTGCGCCGAGACGATCAGGCTGATCGCCGTCAGACACCTGGAGATCCAGTAG
- the rsmA gene encoding ribosomal RNA small subunit methyltransferase A codes for MADANLTPVERLRRSGIAPDRGLGQNFLIDPNILDVIERMASLDPADIVLEVGPGLGVLTERLLDRCRAVHCLELDRRLGAMLTDEFGSRQGFFLHMGDAMRLDFGSLDPPPDKFVANLPYNVAAPLVMRSLAELPTVNLWCLMLQKEIADRLFADVGAANYGGVSVMVQLLAEKISSRPVPATVFYPRPRVRSSLLAFSRRERHGHAFEVFARIKSVVYAAFSHRRKMLVNSLAEAGPGILPEAVAATPLSERKAWLEGLLKELGKGAQIRPQELEPAQFAELVRLMDSA; via the coding sequence GTGGCTGATGCGAATCTGACCCCCGTCGAGAGGCTGCGACGGAGCGGCATCGCACCCGACCGGGGGCTGGGGCAGAACTTTCTGATAGATCCCAACATCCTCGATGTCATCGAGCGCATGGCGTCGCTGGATCCCGCGGACATCGTGCTGGAAGTGGGTCCGGGGCTGGGAGTGCTGACCGAGAGGCTGCTGGACCGCTGCCGCGCGGTCCATTGCCTGGAGCTGGACCGCAGGCTGGGAGCGATGCTCACCGATGAGTTCGGCTCCCGCCAGGGTTTTTTCCTCCACATGGGAGACGCCATGCGGCTCGACTTCGGTTCACTCGACCCCCCTCCGGATAAATTCGTCGCCAACCTGCCTTACAATGTGGCGGCGCCGCTGGTGATGCGGAGCCTCGCCGAGCTGCCCACTGTTAACCTGTGGTGCCTGATGCTCCAGAAGGAGATAGCCGACCGGCTGTTCGCTGACGTCGGAGCCGCCAATTACGGAGGCGTGTCGGTGATGGTTCAGCTGCTCGCGGAAAAGATCTCTTCCAGGCCGGTGCCGGCGACAGTCTTTTATCCCAGGCCGCGCGTGCGCTCCAGCCTGCTTGCCTTCAGCCGGCGCGAGCGGCATGGTCATGCCTTCGAAGTTTTCGCCCGGATAAAGTCGGTGGTTTATGCTGCTTTCAGCCATCGGCGGAAGATGCTGGTGAACAGCCTGGCTGAAGCCGGGCCGGGGATATTGCCGGAAGCTGTCGCAGCCACGCCGTTGTCCGAGCGCAAGGCGTGGCTGGAGGGATTGCTGAAGGAGCTCGGCAAGGGTGCACAGATACGTCCCCAGGAACTGGAACCGGCCCAGTTCGCGGAGCTGGTCAGACTGATGGACAGTGCATGA